A window of the Parabacteroides merdae ATCC 43184 genome harbors these coding sequences:
- a CDS encoding amidohydrolase family protein, producing MKHLLISIVGMLSIYTSNAQQVIDVHCHNIFPEFTEFLERHGAAMKETFPLPQWDIDTHLEFMENAGIGKAILSMSAPQPYYGNTDECTRIVRFYNEASARLKSDYPGKFLFCASLPLPDVEAAIKEAVYALDTLGADGIKLATNSRGQYLGDPALDTLMSVLNERHAVVILHPHKPVPVNDTLIAATPLAIYEYPAETTRTVVNMIVHNVPARYPNIRFVIPHCGSFLPLALPRMKMVHPAMLAKGLMNSIDWEANLKNLYYDLAGGVTPEVIKMLLAITTPDHLMYGSDYPYQPAAVLTENLNKLRSALKSDDMLAPHIDGILWSNAYKLFNMNK from the coding sequence ATGAAACATTTGTTAATCAGCATAGTAGGCATGTTATCAATATACACATCTAATGCGCAACAAGTCATAGACGTACATTGCCACAATATCTTTCCCGAGTTCACCGAATTTCTGGAAAGACACGGGGCCGCAATGAAAGAGACATTCCCGTTGCCGCAATGGGATATAGACACCCATCTGGAATTTATGGAAAATGCCGGTATCGGAAAGGCTATACTTTCGATGTCGGCTCCGCAACCGTATTACGGCAACACTGACGAATGCACCCGGATTGTCCGCTTTTATAACGAGGCAAGTGCCCGATTGAAGTCGGACTATCCCGGCAAGTTCCTTTTCTGCGCTTCATTACCGTTGCCCGATGTCGAAGCTGCCATTAAAGAAGCCGTATATGCTCTCGATACTCTCGGTGCAGACGGTATCAAATTGGCGACCAACAGTCGCGGGCAATATTTGGGCGACCCGGCTCTCGACACGTTGATGAGCGTATTGAACGAACGACATGCCGTCGTAATCCTGCATCCACACAAACCCGTGCCGGTCAATGATACTCTGATAGCAGCAACTCCGCTTGCTATTTACGAATATCCCGCTGAGACGACGCGAACGGTTGTCAATATGATTGTCCACAATGTCCCGGCACGCTATCCGAACATACGGTTTGTCATTCCTCACTGCGGCTCATTCTTGCCGCTTGCCTTGCCTCGGATGAAAATGGTGCATCCGGCTATGCTCGCCAAAGGGCTGATGAATTCCATAGACTGGGAAGCCAACCTGAAGAACTTATACTACGACCTTGCAGGAGGAGTAACTCCCGAAGTCATTAAAATGCTGTTGGCAATTACCACACCGGATCATCTCATGTATGGTTCGGATTATCCCTATCAACCGGCCGCCGTGCTGACCGAGAACCTGAATAAACTCCGTTCGGCGCTGAAATCCGATGATATGCTGGCTCCGCATATTGATGGCATACTTTGGAGCAATGCCTATAAACTATTTAATATGAACAAGTAA
- a CDS encoding flavodoxin, which produces MYRFLLILLSVVGMATDTGAQQRQDMNKGGLNHKILVAYFSATGTTARAAEKLANVTGGELYAIVPAQPYTSADLDWNDKRSRSSVEMNDPKSRPAIKGRKENIADYDVIFIGYPIWWDLAPRIINTFIESHDLKGKTVIPFATSGGSTLAGSAAALKKTYPALNWREGRLLNRADEKSIRNWVDNCKL; this is translated from the coding sequence ATGTATAGATTTTTATTGATATTGCTGTCGGTGGTCGGCATGGCTACCGACACCGGCGCACAACAAAGACAGGATATGAACAAAGGAGGATTAAACCATAAAATATTGGTAGCCTATTTCTCGGCGACGGGAACGACGGCACGAGCGGCCGAAAAACTGGCGAATGTTACGGGCGGAGAGCTTTATGCGATTGTGCCTGCACAACCCTATACAAGTGCCGACCTCGACTGGAATGACAAGCGGTCGCGCAGTTCGGTAGAGATGAACGACCCTAAATCGCGTCCGGCAATCAAAGGCAGAAAGGAAAACATCGCCGATTACGATGTCATCTTCATCGGTTATCCCATCTGGTGGGACCTCGCGCCGCGCATTATCAATACGTTCATCGAAAGCCACGACCTGAAGGGCAAAACAGTCATCCCGTTCGCCACATCCGGAGGCAGCACGCTCGCGGGCAGCGCGGCGGCGTTGAAGAAAACCTATCCCGCGCTGAACTGGAGAGAGGGACGCCTGCTTAATCGTGCCGATGAGAAAAGCATTCGCAACTGGGTAGATAACTGCAAGCTATGA
- a CDS encoding DapH/DapD/GlmU-related protein produces MTIEDFKTYVKTRKPLDTEEIHRFMDDMSNEARRITFRLNTAYHTPDEVRGLLSKLFGYEVPQSLRVFPPLYADFGKNITVGENVFINACCHFQDHGGVTIGDGCQIGHNVVFATLNHGLSPEKRKTTYPAPIVLGKNVWIGSNATILQGVTIGDNAVVAAGAVVTKDVAANTVVGGVPAKIMKHITK; encoded by the coding sequence ATGACGATAGAAGATTTCAAGACATACGTAAAGACACGGAAGCCTCTCGATACGGAGGAAATCCACCGTTTCATGGACGATATGAGCAATGAGGCCCGTCGCATCACGTTCCGCCTGAATACTGCTTATCATACGCCGGATGAAGTGCGTGGACTGTTATCCAAACTGTTCGGATATGAAGTTCCGCAATCGCTGCGCGTTTTCCCACCCCTCTATGCGGATTTCGGTAAGAACATCACCGTAGGTGAAAATGTGTTTATCAACGCCTGCTGCCACTTTCAGGATCACGGCGGAGTCACGATAGGCGACGGATGCCAGATTGGACACAACGTAGTGTTTGCTACGCTCAATCATGGACTTTCGCCCGAAAAGCGGAAAACCACTTACCCAGCTCCCATCGTGCTGGGTAAGAACGTTTGGATCGGCTCCAATGCGACTATCCTGCAAGGCGTGACTATCGGAGACAACGCTGTCGTTGCGGCAGGAGCCGTTGTAACAAAAGACGTTGCGGCAAATACGGTCGTGGGCGGCGTTCCGGCAAAAATTATGAAACATATAACAAAATAA
- a CDS encoding carboxymuconolactone decarboxylase family protein produces the protein MNRIILISVFTVLTFNVMAQEKIVQTAGRDQLGGFAPKFAELNDDVLFGEVWSRTDKLGLRDRSLVTITSLISQGITDNSLTYHLQSAKNNGITRTEIAEIITHIGFYAGWPKAWAAFRLAKEVWAEETTGEDAKAAFQRKMIFPIGEPNTAYAQYFTGNSYLAPVSREQVNISNVTFEPRCRNNWHIHKATKGGGQMLIGVAGHGWYQEEGKPAIEILPGTVIHIPANVKHWHGAAADSWFAHLAFEIAGENASNEWLEPVTDEEYDKLK, from the coding sequence ATGAACCGAATTATTTTAATTTCAGTATTCACCGTTTTAACATTTAATGTTATGGCACAGGAAAAGATAGTACAGACAGCAGGGCGCGATCAGTTAGGCGGGTTCGCCCCGAAATTCGCAGAACTCAACGACGACGTCCTTTTCGGCGAGGTATGGAGCCGCACCGACAAACTCGGTCTTCGCGACCGCAGCTTGGTGACGATTACCTCGCTCATCAGTCAAGGTATCACAGACAACTCGCTGACATATCATTTGCAGTCGGCGAAGAACAACGGTATCACCCGCACCGAAATCGCCGAAATTATCACGCATATCGGTTTTTACGCGGGTTGGCCGAAGGCATGGGCGGCATTCCGTCTGGCGAAAGAGGTATGGGCGGAAGAGACGACCGGAGAGGATGCAAAAGCTGCATTCCAACGCAAAATGATTTTCCCCATCGGCGAACCCAACACGGCGTATGCCCAATATTTCACCGGCAACAGTTACCTCGCACCGGTTTCGCGTGAGCAGGTGAATATTTCCAACGTGACTTTCGAGCCTCGCTGCCGCAACAACTGGCACATCCATAAAGCCACGAAAGGCGGCGGACAGATGCTTATCGGTGTGGCCGGGCACGGCTGGTATCAGGAAGAGGGTAAACCGGCGATAGAGATTTTGCCCGGAACGGTCATCCACATTCCGGCCAATGTAAAGCACTGGCATGGTGCGGCAGCCGACAGCTGGTTCGCGCATCTGGCGTTCGAGATTGCAGGCGAAAACGCTTCCAATGAATGGCTGGAACCCGTTACCGACGAAGAGTATGACAAACTTAAATAA
- a CDS encoding flavin reductase: protein MITEKKNIGSKLALYPMPVTVVGAEVNGKVNWLLVAHVGIIGHDRILVSMSDKHYTNQGIIESKKLSVNLVDRKMLPKADYVGSVSGANTDKSHEFLFHWGENGSPVIDASPLVMECNVVDIYKSDGFDNFICSIANTYAAPEVLDGNGKLDYTRLKPVLFEFPTYSYIATGEIIGKCLNLDKQPGMCAKEPMTADGIVRLSKIEVYPQHLDEYMKYATEVGEVSLRTEPGVLTMYAVSEKENPCKVTILETYASREAYEKHIASEHFQKYKQGTLHMVKSLVLSDQTPLNPANRINNFIQ from the coding sequence ATGATAACGGAAAAGAAAAATATCGGTAGCAAACTGGCTCTTTACCCTATGCCCGTAACTGTGGTGGGAGCTGAAGTAAATGGTAAGGTGAATTGGCTCCTTGTGGCGCATGTCGGTATTATCGGGCATGACCGCATTCTCGTCAGCATGAGCGACAAGCATTATACCAATCAGGGCATCATAGAGTCCAAGAAACTATCCGTCAATCTCGTTGACAGGAAGATGCTTCCAAAGGCAGACTATGTGGGAAGCGTGAGTGGGGCTAACACGGACAAGTCACACGAGTTCTTATTCCACTGGGGCGAAAACGGAAGTCCTGTAATCGACGCATCGCCGCTTGTGATGGAATGCAACGTGGTGGATATATACAAGTCGGACGGCTTCGACAATTTTATCTGCTCGATTGCCAACACTTACGCTGCACCCGAAGTGCTTGACGGCAACGGGAAACTCGATTATACACGGTTGAAACCCGTGCTGTTCGAGTTTCCGACCTATTCCTACATCGCCACCGGAGAGATTATCGGCAAATGCCTGAACTTGGACAAGCAGCCGGGAATGTGCGCCAAGGAGCCGATGACCGCCGACGGTATCGTGCGCCTGTCGAAAATCGAGGTTTACCCGCAGCATCTCGACGAGTACATGAAATACGCGACCGAGGTGGGCGAAGTCTCCCTGCGTACCGAACCGGGCGTATTGACGATGTACGCAGTCAGCGAAAAGGAGAATCCCTGCAAGGTAACCATCCTCGAAACTTATGCGAGCCGTGAAGCCTACGAGAAGCATATCGCTTCCGAACATTTCCAAAAATACAAGCAGGGGACGCTGCACATGGTCAAGTCGCTGGTGTTGTCTGACCAGACGCCGCTCAATCCCGCGAACCGAATCAATAACTTCATTCAATAA
- a CDS encoding cupin domain-containing protein: protein MKQKTYIGIVVSFVMAIIFGMEVYASSHETNINFPKQSLSDPCMLYDSLIFNRGQEVRSEHYTGKICISTVVIKPEYDIHHLIFEPGSYNSWHIHPDADQVLLILDGEGFYQEEGKPKRLIKRGDVINTPANVKHWHGATQDSKLVHLSVTTKNGKNHIEWKELVKSNEYNL, encoded by the coding sequence ATGAAACAGAAAACATATATAGGCATAGTTGTCAGTTTTGTCATGGCGATTATATTCGGTATGGAAGTTTATGCTTCATCCCATGAAACAAATATAAATTTCCCCAAGCAGTCATTATCAGATCCTTGTATGCTGTATGACAGTTTGATTTTCAATCGAGGGCAAGAAGTACGGTCAGAACATTATACCGGAAAAATCTGTATTTCCACGGTTGTAATAAAACCTGAATATGACATTCATCACCTCATATTCGAGCCAGGAAGTTACAATTCATGGCATATTCATCCTGATGCAGATCAGGTATTGTTGATATTGGATGGAGAAGGATTTTACCAAGAGGAAGGCAAGCCGAAACGCCTTATAAAGCGTGGTGATGTGATAAATACACCGGCTAATGTAAAGCACTGGCACGGAGCTACACAAGACAGTAAACTCGTTCATCTATCTGTAACAACAAAAAACGGTAAAAATCATATCGAATGGAAAGAGTTGGTGAAATCAAATGAATATAATTTATGA
- a CDS encoding cyclophilin-like fold protein, whose protein sequence is MKKILLIPFLLFAALSMAACGGDSDEPFTSEQPEQPENPGGGDDSDDNPDTPAPGGNGRYLVLYASRTNNTERVAQLIQTTLDCDILEVEPETAYDNDYNAMLERSQEELAAIRQGNYPPIKTSLENFDDYDIVFVGYPIWYSSMATSMQTFLHEHAAKLAGKRIALFATSGSSGISTSVSEARSLCPEATVIDRTLLLTSSGLSQMATRVPAWLEEIGAGREESDKPDTPDETSLKVNITVGDRTITATMEDNAAGRDFLSRLPLEVTLNDYNNTTEKIFYPGPALTTEGVTRGCAPTPGDITIYVPWGNVAIFCKSWSHSNDLIKIGRIDGDGIEALNIGGDIAVKFERQ, encoded by the coding sequence ATGAAAAAGATTTTATTGATTCCGTTTTTATTGTTTGCCGCCTTGTCTATGGCGGCTTGCGGAGGCGATTCTGATGAGCCGTTCACTTCAGAACAGCCCGAACAGCCGGAAAATCCGGGTGGCGGTGATGATTCCGACGATAATCCCGACACGCCTGCCCCCGGCGGGAACGGCCGTTACCTTGTCCTTTATGCTTCCCGCACGAACAATACCGAGCGTGTGGCGCAACTGATTCAGACGACACTCGACTGCGATATTCTCGAAGTGGAGCCGGAAACGGCATACGACAATGACTACAACGCCATGTTGGAACGCTCGCAGGAAGAGCTGGCGGCTATCCGTCAGGGCAACTATCCTCCGATCAAGACTTCGTTGGAAAATTTCGATGACTATGACATCGTATTTGTCGGTTATCCCATCTGGTATAGCAGCATGGCGACATCGATGCAGACATTCCTGCACGAACACGCAGCAAAACTTGCCGGAAAACGAATCGCACTGTTCGCCACCAGCGGCAGCAGCGGTATCTCCACATCGGTAAGTGAAGCACGCAGCCTATGCCCGGAAGCGACGGTAATCGACCGGACCCTGTTGCTGACATCTTCGGGGCTTTCGCAAATGGCGACCCGTGTTCCTGCATGGCTCGAAGAAATCGGAGCAGGGCGGGAAGAATCGGATAAACCGGATACTCCGGATGAAACTTCTCTGAAAGTGAACATTACGGTCGGCGACCGCACGATTACCGCCACGATGGAGGACAATGCCGCAGGCAGGGATTTTCTTTCCCGTCTGCCGTTAGAGGTTACACTGAACGATTACAACAACACGACCGAGAAAATATTTTATCCCGGTCCGGCTCTGACGACCGAAGGCGTGACACGCGGCTGTGCGCCCACGCCCGGCGACATCACGATTTATGTGCCGTGGGGCAACGTGGCGATTTTCTGCAAGAGCTGGTCGCATAGCAACGACCTGATTAAAATAGGCCGTATCGACGGTGACGGCATCGAGGCTCTGAATATCGGAGGAGATATAGCAGTAAAATTCGAAAGGCAATAA
- a CDS encoding aldo/keto reductase encodes MEKMKLPSIALGTWSWGVGFAGGNQVFGNNLGVNELKPVFDAAMAGGLNLWDSAVVYGMGASESLLAAFTKEHNREDVLISTKFTPQIAGDSVNPVEDMLGSSLERFGTDYIDIYWIHNPADVERWTPFLANLVKNGKVKRVGVSNHNLAQIKRAEEILSKEGVHISAVQNHFSLLYRSSEKAGILNYCKENGIDFWAYMVLEQGALSGKYDTAHPLPAGSQRGDTYNPLLPQIEKLVAAMRTVGDKYGITPAQVALAWAIGKGTTPIIGVTKPAQVQDALEAIKVTLTDDEMKVLEETAENTGVDTRGAWEMPMI; translated from the coding sequence ATGGAAAAAATGAAATTACCTTCAATTGCATTAGGCACATGGTCGTGGGGCGTAGGATTCGCCGGTGGCAACCAAGTATTCGGAAACAACCTCGGGGTGAATGAACTGAAGCCCGTATTCGATGCGGCAATGGCCGGAGGTCTGAACCTGTGGGATTCTGCTGTAGTTTATGGCATGGGTGCTTCGGAAAGCTTACTTGCCGCATTCACCAAAGAGCACAACCGTGAAGATGTACTCATCTCAACGAAGTTTACTCCCCAGATTGCTGGGGATTCCGTTAATCCGGTAGAAGATATGCTGGGTAGCAGTCTCGAACGTTTCGGCACGGACTATATCGACATCTACTGGATTCACAATCCGGCGGATGTGGAGAGGTGGACTCCGTTCCTTGCCAACCTCGTGAAAAACGGCAAAGTAAAACGTGTGGGTGTCTCCAACCACAACCTTGCACAGATCAAGCGTGCGGAAGAGATTCTTTCCAAAGAGGGAGTGCATATTTCCGCTGTGCAGAACCATTTCAGCCTCCTTTACCGTTCGTCGGAGAAAGCCGGCATCCTGAATTATTGCAAGGAAAACGGCATCGACTTCTGGGCATACATGGTGCTGGAACAGGGCGCATTAAGTGGAAAATATGACACAGCCCATCCGCTACCTGCCGGAAGCCAACGCGGTGATACCTACAACCCGCTATTGCCGCAAATCGAAAAACTTGTTGCCGCGATGCGCACAGTCGGCGACAAATACGGCATCACTCCGGCACAGGTTGCTCTGGCTTGGGCGATTGGCAAAGGAACGACACCGATCATCGGTGTGACGAAACCCGCTCAGGTGCAGGATGCGCTTGAAGCCATAAAGGTGACACTGACCGACGATGAAATGAAAGTTTTGGAAGAGACGGCTGAAAATACCGGTGTAGATACGAGAGGTGCTTGGGAAATGCCGATGATTTAA